Within the Bradyrhizobium ottawaense genome, the region AACGGCAATTCGAATGCGCATATTTCGGAACACGCCTTCGGCAACGCCCTCGATATCGCCGCCTTCGTGCTCGCCGATGGCCGCCGTGTCTCGGTGAAGGACGGCTGGAAGGGCATGCCGGAAGAGCAGGGTTTTCTGCGCGACGTGCAGGGTGCCGCCTGCCAGCAGTTCAACACCGTGCTGGCGCCGGGCTCCAACGTCTATCACTACGATCACATTCACGTCGACCTGATGCGCCGCGCCTCGCGCCGCATCATCTGCCAGCCGGCGGCGGTGTCGGGTGAAGAGATCGCGGCCCGCGCCGGCGGCCGCAACCCCTACGCCTCGCGCGAAGCCTTCGTCACGGGATCGCTCGGCGGCAGGAAGCCGCTGTCGCCTCCGCACAAGGCGAACAGCAAGGTCCGCGAGGAAGACGAGTTCGAGGACGAGTAACATCCCTTTCGGACACCGCGCTCTCCGCCGTCATCGCCCGCCTTGTGCGCAATTGCGCACTGGAGCGGGCGATCCAGTATTCCACAGGTATTGGCTATGTGGCCAGCCGTTCCAGCAGATCCTGCACCAGGCCCTGCAACAGATCGAGCTTGTAGCCCGTCATTGGCAGCGGCTTTGCGCCTGACGCGGCAAGTCCGGCGGCGCTGGCGATGTTGGCAGCGCTCGCCGGTTGGCCCTGCAGCGCGGTTTCGACGGCCGCAAGGCGCAGCGGCACCGGGGCGATGCCGCCGGCGGTGAGGCGAATGAACTGGAACGCGCCGTCCTTGACCACGGCGCGGGCGCAGATCTCGACCAGCGGCCATTCCGCATGCGTGCGGCTGATGGCGCGCTTGTACAGCGCGCGCTCGCCGGTCAGCGCGACAGGCAGCTCGACGCCCTTGATCAATTCGCCCGGCCGCAGCGCGTTGTCGGCGGTGCCGTCGGAGCCGTCGCCGAACAGGTCGGCGATGGTCAGGCAACCGCGCTGGTTGGTGAGAACGCTGGCGTCGTAAGCCAGAAGTGCGGCGGCAAGCGTCGAGGGATGCGGCGCCACGCAGGGGCCGAGATCGAAGGCGACGCCATAGAGATGATTGCCAGTTCGCGCCGGGCAATCCGATCCGCCCTTCTTCAGGCAGGCGATCTGCGGATTGCGATAATACCAGCAGCGCGAGCGCTGTGCGAGGTTGCCGCCCAGCGTCGCAAGGTGACGGATCTGCGGCGTCGCCAGACCCTGCGCGGATGCCGCGAGGCCGGGATAGGCGGCGGCGATGCGGCTGTCGCTGGCGATGGCGGCGATCGTCGTGAAGGCGCCGATGCGCAACGTGCCATCCGCGCCCCACAGCATGCTTGTCATGTCGGGTTGCGCGGCAATATCGATCAGCGGTCCGGTCGAGACGCCGCTGCGGCGTCGCTCGGAAAGATCGGTACCGGCAGCGCGGAATTCCGGACCTTGCGCGGTGGTCATGGTTGCCGGTGTCATGCGGCGGCCCTCCCTTTGAGTGCGGATATCAGGCGGTCGGGCCGGATCGGCAACTCGGTCAGCCGGATGCCGGTCGCGTTGCAGACGGCGTTGGCGATCGCGGGCGAGGTCGGCACGGTAGCGACTTCGCCGATGCCGACGCTGCCGCCGAGCACGTGGCCGAAGCCGCCTTCGTCGAAATGCACGTCGATCGCGGGAGTGTCGGAGATTCCGGGAATCCGGTAGTCCTCCATCCCGCCCGAGAGAATGTCGCCGGTGACGGAGTCGATCTCGCGCGCTTCGTAGAGGGCGTAGCCGATGCCCTGGATCACCGAGCCCGCGGCCTGGCTGTGGGCCAGCGCGGGTGCGGCGATCTTGCCGACGGCAATGCCGGTGTGCACGTGGACGACGCGGACATGCCCAAGCCAGGTATCGACCTCGACCTCGATCACCTGCACCGAGCTCGGCACGCCGGCCCCGATCACGAGATTGGAGAAGCGCCGCATCATGAAGCCGAAGATCCAGCCGAGCAGGCCGACCTGCTTCAGCGGCGACTGGATTCCGGGTGCCATCTGCTTGCTGTCCTCGGGGCGTTCGCTGGCGGCCGCGAGATCGGGCGAGGCCGCGAGCAACTCGCGCCACGGCGCATTCGAGCCGGGGACCGGTTTCCGTTTCGCATTGGCTTCGATCGCGGTCTTCAGCTTTGCGATCGCGAGCAGCGTCGGCGGAACCACCGAGGCCGTGACGCGGCTGCCGCCTGACCCCGGTCCTTCCGGCAATCTGGAATCGCCGATCCTCACCTCGATCTCGTGCGGCTCCAGGCCGAACTCGCGTGCGACCGTATTGGCGATCACGCTGCGGGTGCCGGTGCCGATATCCTGCGTCGCGGTGCTGGCGACGAGACGCCCGCCCTTGACCGCGACTTCGACCTTGGAGCCGGGCTGCCACAGATACAGCCAGTAGCCGGTGGCGACGGCGACGCCGCGGCGATAGCGGCCGCTTTGTGCGGATGCCGGTTTCCGGTTGCGCCAGACCTCGAGGCCCATCGCCCAGTCGTAGAGACGCTGGCGGTTGGGATCGGGATCCCAGCGCTTGCGAAGCGCGATCGGATCGACGTTCATCCGCAGCGCCGCTTCGTCGATCGCCTGTTCCAGTGCGAACGCCATCGGCGGTCCACCCGGACCGCGGAAGGCGGCGCCGGGCGGCAGGTTGCTGATGACGTCGTAGTCGGCCAGCGCCTTGGCTTCCGCCGGATAGATCAGGCGCGCCAGGGCGGCGATGGTCGAGTTGGTCGCGGCGCCGGTGTCGGCATGCGCGGTGAGCGACAGCGCCTTCAATTCGCCCTGCGCGGACGGCAGCAGCGAAATCTTCACCTCCGCCGCCGGGCGATAGCCGGTCACGGACAATTCTTCATGCCGGTCATAGGCCATGCGGACCGGCGCCTTGGCGGCGCGCGCGAGCTCGATCGCGGCAATGGTCTCCATGCCGAGGCTCGCTTTCGAACCAAAACCGCCGCCGACATGGTCGGCGATGACGCGGACCTTGTCATGATCGAGCTTGAAGCGCTTGGCGATCAGCTCCATCAGATGAAACACCGCCTGGGTCGAGACGTGCACGGTGAGAACGTCGCCGTCGAAACGGGCCACCGCGGCATGCGGCTCCAGGCATGCATGCGATTGCGTACCGGTCCGGAACGTGCCCTCGACCAGCAGCGGATTTTTCGCTTCATGCGCATCTGCCACCCAGCTTTTCACCTGCTTCGGCTTCCTGGAAAACGCCGCCGACGGTCCGCGGATATTTCCCTTCCACGGCGCCGGCGAACCGCCGCCTTCGGAGACGTTGCCGGCCTTCTTGCGATCGGGCTTTTCGAACACGACCGGCGCGTCCGCCTTGCGCGCTTCCTCAAGGCCGATCGCCGCGGGCAGCCTTTCACTGGCGATCCTGATGGCGCCGATCGCAGCAAGGGCGGTCTTGCGATCTTTGGCGGCGACGGCGGCGATGGGGGCGCCGACATAGCGCACGACGCGGTCGTCGTCGAGCAGTGAAATCACCGCGCCGACGCCCGGAATGGCGCGCGCCGGCGCGAGGTCGAGTTCGCCGATCCGCGCATGTGCGAACGGCGAGCGCAGGATCACGCCCTCGAGCTGGCCGTCATGATGGATGTCGACGGTGTATTTCGCCGCGCCCGTCACCTTGTCGCGCGCCTCCATCCGCGGCGGCGAAGCGACGGCGTCGCTGTCGAAACGGCCGGTGCAGGCGTCCGCCACCGCGCGGAAGATGCCGTCATAGGCGCCGCAGCGGCACAGATGTCCCGAAAGTGCGGCGCCGATTTCCTCGCGCGACGGCGTCGCCGTTCCCTTCGCCGCCCGCCAGCGGTCGTGAAACGCCGCGGCCTCGACGATGAAGCCGGGCGTGCAGAATCCGCATTGCAGCGCATCGTGCGCCATGAACGCCTTCTGCACCGGATGCAGTTTTGCCGCGCCGATGCCTTCGACCGTCGTGACCGCCTTGCCGGCCGCGGCGCGCGCCGGCATCAGGCAGCTCACCACAGGCGCGCCGTCGAGCAGCACGGTGCAGGCGCCGCAGACGCCGGCGCCGCACACCAGCTTGGTGCCGGTCAGGTCGAGCGTGTCGCGCACGACCTCGATCAGCAGCGCGTCGGGATCGTCGGGGAGCGGCGCGAGTTGGCCGTTGATCGTCATCGTGCTCATTTGCGATCTCCCAGGTTCTTGCGGACGGATTTTTTCGCGGACTTCTTCGCGGGCTTGTTCGTGGATTTATTGGCCGGCTTCGGTTTTGCGACGCTTGGCTTCGCCGGGCTTGCCGCACCGGCGATGAATGTCCGCAGCATGACTTCCAGATCCCTGAGGAAGGCGGCCGCCGGCTGCATCGCGGGGTAGGCGGATTTGGTGCCGTTGACCGTCATCTCGATACAGCGCGCCAGATCGCGCGGTGTCATCCCGGCATGGAGCGTGAGGCCCTGCTTGCGGCAGATGCGCGCGACCGTCGCCGCCAACTGCTCGACATAGGCGGCGGTGTATTTCTGATAGAGATCGCGGGCTTGCGCGAGATGCTCGGAGAACAGCTCCTCGACATGCGGCGAACCATCAAGCGATTCGGCCAACTGCCTCAGCTTGGCGG harbors:
- a CDS encoding molybdopterin-dependent oxidoreductase, producing MSTMTINGQLAPLPDDPDALLIEVVRDTLDLTGTKLVCGAGVCGACTVLLDGAPVVSCLMPARAAAGKAVTTVEGIGAAKLHPVQKAFMAHDALQCGFCTPGFIVEAAAFHDRWRAAKGTATPSREEIGAALSGHLCRCGAYDGIFRAVADACTGRFDSDAVASPPRMEARDKVTGAAKYTVDIHHDGQLEGVILRSPFAHARIGELDLAPARAIPGVGAVISLLDDDRVVRYVGAPIAAVAAKDRKTALAAIGAIRIASERLPAAIGLEEARKADAPVVFEKPDRKKAGNVSEGGGSPAPWKGNIRGPSAAFSRKPKQVKSWVADAHEAKNPLLVEGTFRTGTQSHACLEPHAAVARFDGDVLTVHVSTQAVFHLMELIAKRFKLDHDKVRVIADHVGGGFGSKASLGMETIAAIELARAAKAPVRMAYDRHEELSVTGYRPAAEVKISLLPSAQGELKALSLTAHADTGAATNSTIAALARLIYPAEAKALADYDVISNLPPGAAFRGPGGPPMAFALEQAIDEAALRMNVDPIALRKRWDPDPNRQRLYDWAMGLEVWRNRKPASAQSGRYRRGVAVATGYWLYLWQPGSKVEVAVKGGRLVASTATQDIGTGTRSVIANTVAREFGLEPHEIEVRIGDSRLPEGPGSGGSRVTASVVPPTLLAIAKLKTAIEANAKRKPVPGSNAPWRELLAASPDLAAASERPEDSKQMAPGIQSPLKQVGLLGWIFGFMMRRFSNLVIGAGVPSSVQVIEVEVDTWLGHVRVVHVHTGIAVGKIAAPALAHSQAAGSVIQGIGYALYEAREIDSVTGDILSGGMEDYRIPGISDTPAIDVHFDEGGFGHVLGGSVGIGEVATVPTSPAIANAVCNATGIRLTELPIRPDRLISALKGRAAA
- a CDS encoding TetR/AcrR family transcriptional regulator, which encodes MGPRTRVLDAAMTVFRRQGFRRSSIEQAAEAAGLTRQALYHHFKSKEALFRAVIERLYEEAFAAETAAAAAAEKAGGSLADVVVAAVTAKLRQLAESLDGSPHVEELFSEHLAQARDLYQKYTAAYVEQLAATVARICRKQGLTLHAGMTPRDLARCIEMTVNGTKSAYPAMQPAAAFLRDLEVMLRTFIAGAASPAKPSVAKPKPANKSTNKPAKKSAKKSVRKNLGDRK
- a CDS encoding FAD binding domain-containing protein; the encoded protein is MTPATMTTAQGPEFRAAGTDLSERRRSGVSTGPLIDIAAQPDMTSMLWGADGTLRIGAFTTIAAIASDSRIAAAYPGLAASAQGLATPQIRHLATLGGNLAQRSRCWYYRNPQIACLKKGGSDCPARTGNHLYGVAFDLGPCVAPHPSTLAAALLAYDASVLTNQRGCLTIADLFGDGSDGTADNALRPGELIKGVELPVALTGERALYKRAISRTHAEWPLVEICARAVVKDGAFQFIRLTAGGIAPVPLRLAAVETALQGQPASAANIASAAGLAASGAKPLPMTGYKLDLLQGLVQDLLERLAT